A genomic segment from Spinacia oleracea cultivar Varoflay chromosome 3, BTI_SOV_V1, whole genome shotgun sequence encodes:
- the LOC130469781 gene encoding uncharacterized protein, producing MKSPDESRDPKLYCQFHEDIGHDTKDCRSLKRALDSLASKGHLKNYLQRSTHDTWKNQYKKNKSPVSTTEGNHSEGGFVAVISGGPAAGGLTMRGQKDYARRLGQVMLSGKSLVDPFPRIEICESDAGRVATPHDDPLVVEIKSPT from the coding sequence ATGAAATCTCCTGATGAGAGTCGAGATCCTAAGCTGTATTGTCAGTTCCACGAAGATATAGGGCATGACACCAAGGATTGCAGAAGCTTGAAGAGAGCCCTGGACAGCCTAGCCTCCAAGGGGCACCTAAAGAACTACCTCCAAAGGAGTACTCACGACACATGGAAGAATCAGTACAAGAAAAACAAGTCACCCGTCTCAACTACAGAAGGAAATCACAGCGAAGGgggatttgtagccgtcatatcagGAGGACCAGCCGCTGGGGGACTCACCATGAGGGGACAGAAAGATTATGCCCGCCGTCTAGGTCAGGTAATGTTATCAGGGAAGTCACTAGTGGATCCATTCCCTCGGATAGAGATATGTGAATCGGATGCTGGACGAGtagccaccccgcatgacgaccCCCTCGTGGTCGAGATCAAATCTCCAACATGA